The following coding sequences are from one candidate division KSB1 bacterium window:
- a CDS encoding S8 family serine peptidase, with translation MHALFRRLLLSSWVVAILFLGIQGGYGGPWADRAYRPQKTQYVPGELIVKLKPGAAPVLLSDGLATGAPAVDQQLARIGVQRVEQLLKGLKHAPNGGERIYRVSFAAPRDPEEVAAELRTSPYLEYADPVAVHFIEETPNDPRFGEQWYLPKIKAPQAWDVAKGDSSVVIAIVDNGVDYQHPDLAQNLWVNWREARGLAGVDDDGNGYVDDVYGYDIAEQDPDPTNCPPDAEGYYDHGTLLAGVACAVTNNGVGIAGTSWGCRYMPVKTSYDSSPRSVSFGYQGILYAARTGARIINCSWGRFGQPMASEQDIINTATAMGAVVVASAGNTVTDELHYPSAYRNVLSVTWLSSGDQRIAVYQSGEWVGSTHGPAVDVAAPGLNISSTVPRSAGSYGLASGSSLASPIASGTCGLLVTQHPEWSPLRIMQQVVLTADNVDRVNPGFEGQLGSGRVNALRAVTEAEPVQLPPKIHTDTLIVREAGGDGDGVFEHGELIYITGRIRNYSVTVANNASLVLSSADTSFDFPTPRVFVGTVDADADLELSTPLVARVRPNAQGHTATLLLGIEYEGGATSFDSVHVLVGVTPVLVVDDTKDRQGSPANSAVNPAEFYTQLLANIAVPYGVWDHGLLGTPPESFLSQFPIVIWVCEWSFPYLTSIDMAALRSFLEAGGSLFITGQDLAYSLADASSPWYSAEGITFLEQFLHARYVADDSHQLQVVGVTGDPIGHGLAFSIYQPGRQADEQYPEVLEPIGGGLPVFQYKTGGVGAVRYQGDYRSLYFGFGLEAVDATFTTVPTSYSALRHTVMARALEWLTPVQHTPLSDIEDPTATRVVSLRMQRLFPGLSRVELHWRKAGQETFNVIDMQQVARGDYQAAIPAPGDTATVEYFFSVGTAYYSMHLPFQAPTALYRYSVAQDRIPPTITHQPLRRLFNAADTAWVQAVLTDNLGIDTTQACVYYGVKTLNHKSNLLPTAVPHLWRAPLLPIATYGDTVHYTLLVRDRSAAGNAAVSDTFALVVGYEDFESGLADWESSGSWGLDDFYAHSGSLSANQSPGQNYPTNYEGSLSMAFGADLSQTTGAALYFWTKYYIELNKDFGYVEVSTDGGHTWMQLGNPLTGVRTSWVEEYRSLRPFTGPGRSDVRVRFRFVSDAAQGPLFRGWFIDDVRIVTGPTVKVEETPAAAKAPSAYALYQNHPNPFNPATEIRFSLPEAAVAKVQVFSLLGRRVATVIDTFLPAGEHKCQWQAVDDAGQRLPSGLYLYRLETPRYQATRKMILLQ, from the coding sequence ATGCACGCGCTGTTCCGCCGACTACTGCTTAGCTCATGGGTGGTGGCAATTCTCTTTCTTGGCATCCAAGGAGGATACGGGGGACCATGGGCAGATAGGGCATACCGTCCTCAGAAGACCCAGTATGTTCCTGGCGAATTGATTGTCAAGTTGAAACCGGGCGCAGCCCCTGTGCTGCTCAGCGATGGCCTGGCGACGGGTGCGCCTGCCGTGGACCAGCAGCTGGCGCGCATTGGCGTGCAGAGGGTCGAGCAGCTCCTCAAAGGCCTGAAGCATGCGCCGAACGGCGGCGAGCGCATCTATCGCGTTTCCTTTGCCGCGCCGCGTGACCCCGAGGAGGTGGCTGCCGAGCTGCGCACGAGCCCCTACTTGGAGTATGCCGATCCGGTAGCTGTCCACTTCATCGAGGAGACCCCCAACGACCCGCGCTTCGGCGAGCAGTGGTACCTGCCGAAGATCAAGGCACCCCAAGCCTGGGATGTGGCCAAGGGCGATAGCAGCGTAGTTATTGCCATTGTCGACAACGGCGTCGACTACCAGCATCCCGACCTGGCGCAAAATCTGTGGGTCAATTGGAGGGAGGCGCGTGGTTTAGCCGGCGTCGACGACGACGGCAACGGCTATGTTGACGACGTCTACGGCTACGACATCGCCGAGCAGGACCCCGATCCCACCAACTGCCCTCCAGACGCCGAAGGCTACTACGACCACGGCACCCTGCTCGCCGGGGTAGCCTGCGCGGTGACCAATAACGGGGTCGGTATTGCCGGCACCAGTTGGGGGTGTCGCTATATGCCTGTTAAGACAAGCTACGACAGCAGCCCCCGCTCTGTGTCGTTTGGCTACCAGGGCATCCTCTATGCGGCGCGCACCGGGGCGCGGATCATCAACTGCAGTTGGGGCCGCTTTGGCCAGCCCATGGCCAGCGAGCAAGATATCATCAACACGGCCACCGCGATGGGTGCAGTGGTGGTAGCCTCGGCTGGCAACACGGTCACCGACGAGCTGCACTACCCGAGCGCCTACCGCAACGTGCTCAGCGTCACCTGGCTGAGCTCAGGAGACCAGCGCATCGCGGTCTATCAGAGTGGCGAGTGGGTGGGAAGTACACACGGCCCGGCCGTGGACGTGGCAGCTCCGGGCTTGAATATCTCTTCAACCGTTCCGCGCAGCGCGGGCAGCTACGGCTTGGCTTCGGGCAGTTCTTTGGCCTCGCCCATAGCTTCCGGTACCTGCGGCCTGCTAGTCACCCAGCACCCTGAGTGGTCACCACTGCGCATCATGCAGCAGGTGGTCCTCACCGCCGACAATGTCGACAGGGTCAACCCGGGATTTGAGGGGCAGTTGGGCAGCGGCAGAGTCAATGCTCTTCGCGCCGTGACCGAGGCGGAGCCTGTGCAGCTACCGCCAAAAATACACACCGACACCCTCATAGTCCGCGAGGCCGGCGGCGACGGCGACGGAGTGTTCGAGCACGGGGAGCTCATTTACATCACCGGCCGCATCCGCAACTACTCGGTGACGGTGGCAAACAACGCCTCGTTGGTGCTGAGCAGTGCCGATACCTCATTTGATTTCCCTACCCCACGCGTATTCGTAGGTACGGTGGACGCAGACGCGGACCTGGAGCTGTCCACCCCCCTGGTGGCACGCGTGCGTCCCAACGCGCAAGGGCACACTGCCACTTTGCTCCTCGGTATCGAGTACGAGGGTGGAGCCACGTCCTTCGACTCGGTGCACGTGCTTGTCGGAGTGACGCCCGTGCTGGTGGTGGATGACACCAAAGATCGCCAGGGGAGCCCGGCGAATAGCGCGGTGAACCCGGCAGAGTTTTACACGCAGCTTCTGGCCAACATAGCCGTTCCGTACGGCGTGTGGGACCACGGCCTTCTGGGCACTCCACCGGAAAGTTTCCTCAGCCAGTTCCCGATCGTGATCTGGGTGTGCGAATGGTCATTCCCTTATCTCACCTCGATCGATATGGCTGCCCTCCGCAGCTTTCTGGAGGCAGGCGGCAGCCTGTTCATTACCGGCCAGGACCTGGCCTACAGCTTAGCTGACGCCAGCAGCCCATGGTACAGTGCCGAAGGCATCACCTTTCTGGAGCAATTCCTCCACGCCCGCTACGTCGCCGACGATAGCCACCAACTGCAGGTGGTTGGTGTGACCGGCGACCCGATTGGCCACGGGTTAGCGTTTTCCATCTACCAGCCGGGCCGACAGGCTGATGAGCAATATCCTGAGGTGCTGGAGCCCATAGGAGGTGGCCTTCCGGTTTTCCAGTACAAGACGGGAGGCGTGGGGGCCGTCCGCTACCAGGGTGACTACCGGAGTCTCTACTTTGGCTTCGGCCTCGAGGCAGTGGATGCCACGTTCACAACGGTGCCAACTTCCTATTCGGCCCTGCGCCACACCGTGATGGCCCGCGCGCTTGAGTGGCTCACCCCGGTGCAGCACACCCCGTTGTCGGACATTGAGGATCCGACGGCAACGCGAGTGGTGAGCCTGCGTATGCAGCGGCTTTTCCCCGGACTCTCGCGCGTTGAGCTCCATTGGCGGAAGGCCGGGCAGGAGACGTTCAACGTCATCGACATGCAGCAGGTGGCGCGCGGAGACTACCAGGCGGCAATCCCTGCTCCGGGCGACACGGCAACGGTGGAGTATTTCTTTTCGGTGGGCACTGCCTACTACAGCATGCACCTTCCCTTCCAGGCGCCCACTGCGCTGTACCGATACAGCGTGGCGCAAGATCGCATCCCGCCGACCATCACCCATCAGCCGCTGCGGCGCCTGTTCAACGCGGCGGACACCGCATGGGTGCAGGCGGTGCTCACGGACAATTTGGGCATCGACACGACTCAGGCGTGCGTCTACTACGGGGTGAAAACCCTAAACCACAAGAGCAACCTTCTACCCACCGCGGTGCCTCATCTTTGGCGCGCGCCACTGCTGCCCATCGCCACCTACGGCGACACGGTGCACTACACTCTTCTGGTGCGCGACCGCTCCGCTGCCGGCAACGCCGCCGTCTCGGATACCTTTGCCCTGGTGGTCGGCTATGAGGACTTTGAAAGTGGTCTGGCCGACTGGGAGAGCTCCGGCTCCTGGGGATTGGATGACTTTTACGCACACTCAGGAAGTCTGAGTGCCAACCAGAGTCCCGGCCAAAACTACCCGACCAACTATGAGGGTAGCCTGTCCATGGCCTTCGGCGCAGACCTGTCGCAGACCACCGGCGCCGCGCTCTATTTCTGGACAAAATACTACATCGAACTCAACAAGGACTTTGGCTATGTAGAGGTCTCCACTGACGGCGGGCACACCTGGATGCAGCTGGGAAACCCCCTGACCGGTGTGCGTACCTCCTGGGTGGAAGAGTACCGTTCTTTGCGCCCGTTCACGGGGCCCGGTCGCAGTGACGTACGGGTCCGGTTCCGCTTCGTGAGCGATGCGGCACAGGGACCGCTCTTCCGCGGCTGGTTCATCGACGACGTGCGCATAGTGACCGGGCCGACGGTGAAGGTGGAGGAAACGCCTGCGGCTGCGAAAGCACCTAGCGCCTACGCCCTCTACCAAAATCACCCCAATCCCTTTAATCCGGCCACCGAGATCCGCTTCTCGTTGCCAGAGGCAGCGGTTGCCAAAGTGCAGGTATTCAGTCTTCTGGGACGGCGAGTTGCCACCGTCATCGACACCTTCCTGCCAGCAGGGGAACACAAGTGCCAATGGCAGGCGGTGGACGATGCGGGTCAGCGTCTGCCCAGTGGCCTGTACCTGTACCGCTTAGAGACGCCCCGCTACCAGGCTACCCGGAAGATGATCCTGTTGCAGTAG